The Arthrobacter sp. ERGS1:01 genome has a segment encoding these proteins:
- a CDS encoding type IV secretory system conjugative DNA transfer family protein encodes MGAPTRARYMREKNKLTVVMVTVGIALLVTIVGGISVGQWLTAGVWETPVAIIASWVRGDASFTAAHAWGMGGVFVVLAVVVVVAWWVGKKLFRSGAWVDPASIHMASAKDLQPLSYKAAAAKAAKVGGGKTDFVGLPLGVHAHSGKSLHASVEDVGLLYAGPRTGKTSSFGVPHVLAAPGPVLATENKRGLHDHTRLSRERIGQVFCFDPQGIVGEAPSWWWNPLSAVTDETKAYDLAEVFAKAEMESVSSSANGNFFEQRATTLLRGLFLAAAVSQGQALRDGDHYVGEQYWLRDVQGWIAAPDAEEPPSLRILDGTIYKEVFNELVGIYSSAPQERSGVFSTVQVMTASLSNLQIARWVNPAPGEESGRGRKHFDPLRFLDGANTLYSLSKDGSGSAKALVTALTVAVCDAAEQKASRMAGGRLAVPLVVVLDEAANVCRWPKLPKLYSHYGSRGILIVTILQSYPQGEGVWGKAGMDSLMEAANWTVYAGGNKPGHLLQLFSDAIGDYYYTTPGSPGSRNSPAGPRQEHKDKIFDAAELSAMPRGRAVLLSSGNRAALVRTVPWMATARKDEVEASLMKYDPQAEETIHAAHESLAASRSNPDLMAGSGI; translated from the coding sequence ATGGGCGCACCCACCAGGGCACGGTACATGCGGGAAAAGAACAAGCTCACCGTCGTGATGGTGACGGTGGGCATCGCCTTGCTGGTCACAATCGTTGGCGGGATTAGTGTCGGCCAATGGTTGACCGCCGGTGTGTGGGAAACCCCTGTCGCCATCATCGCTTCTTGGGTCCGCGGGGATGCCTCTTTCACGGCCGCCCATGCCTGGGGAATGGGCGGCGTATTCGTGGTCCTTGCAGTCGTTGTGGTCGTTGCCTGGTGGGTGGGGAAGAAGCTGTTCCGGTCCGGGGCCTGGGTGGATCCGGCCTCGATCCACATGGCCTCCGCCAAGGACCTGCAGCCGCTCTCATACAAGGCGGCCGCAGCCAAGGCCGCCAAAGTCGGCGGGGGAAAAACCGACTTCGTGGGGCTGCCTTTGGGTGTTCACGCGCACAGCGGCAAATCACTCCACGCTTCCGTCGAGGACGTAGGTTTGCTCTATGCCGGCCCCAGGACCGGCAAAACCTCATCCTTCGGCGTCCCCCACGTCCTGGCGGCACCGGGACCGGTGTTGGCCACCGAGAACAAGCGCGGCCTTCACGACCACACCCGCCTCTCCCGGGAACGGATCGGGCAGGTCTTTTGCTTCGACCCCCAAGGCATCGTGGGGGAGGCCCCGAGCTGGTGGTGGAACCCGCTCTCAGCGGTCACCGATGAGACCAAAGCGTATGACTTGGCCGAAGTGTTCGCGAAGGCCGAAATGGAGTCAGTATCGTCCTCGGCCAACGGCAACTTCTTTGAACAACGTGCCACGACACTGCTGCGCGGGCTCTTCCTCGCCGCAGCCGTCAGCCAGGGCCAGGCGCTGCGGGATGGGGATCATTACGTGGGGGAGCAGTACTGGCTCCGCGACGTTCAGGGTTGGATTGCAGCCCCAGACGCGGAGGAACCGCCCTCATTGCGAATCCTCGACGGCACCATTTACAAGGAAGTGTTCAACGAGCTCGTGGGCATCTATTCCTCAGCTCCCCAGGAACGTTCCGGTGTGTTCTCCACCGTGCAGGTCATGACCGCCAGCCTCTCGAACCTGCAAATCGCCCGGTGGGTCAACCCCGCACCAGGGGAAGAGTCCGGGCGTGGACGCAAGCACTTTGACCCACTGCGGTTCCTCGACGGCGCCAACACCCTCTACAGCCTCTCCAAGGACGGTTCTGGATCAGCCAAAGCGCTGGTAACCGCGTTGACCGTTGCCGTCTGTGACGCGGCCGAGCAAAAGGCCTCCCGGATGGCCGGGGGGCGGCTGGCCGTACCCCTCGTGGTCGTTCTGGATGAGGCAGCGAACGTGTGCCGATGGCCGAAACTGCCCAAGCTCTACTCCCACTACGGCTCCCGCGGGATCCTGATCGTGACCATTCTCCAGTCCTACCCCCAGGGAGAAGGCGTGTGGGGCAAGGCCGGCATGGACTCCCTCATGGAGGCCGCCAACTGGACGGTCTACGCCGGCGGCAACAAGCCCGGCCACCTCCTGCAACTGTTCTCTGACGCCATTGGCGACTACTACTACACCACCCCTGGCTCCCCAGGCTCCCGCAACTCCCCGGCCGGTCCCCGGCAAGAACACAAGGACAAGATTTTCGACGCCGCCGAGCTCTCCGCAATGCCGCGCGGGCGGGCCGTGTTGCTCTCCTCCGGCAACCGGGCTGCCCTGGTGCGCACCGTTCCCTGGATGGCCACAGCACGCAAAGACGAAGTAGAAGCATCGCTGATGAAGTATGACCCGCAGGCGGAAGAAACCATTCACGCGGCACATGAGTCTCTGGCGGCCTCGCGCTCCAACCCCGACCTGATGGCGGGGTCAGGGATATGA
- a CDS encoding SCO6880 family protein — translation MAETKVNPGQFGNWLSSAPMTIVGLPPLGLVVAAFAVVATLACFIAGAWGNGLLVLVLAAVVLLVFAVRFGPMDAGATIASRISDALGSKARQGRGESMYVTGALSALPAESLTALPGALLDMEEIDGVDGIGRPFTLLHHRTAGVLAATFCGDPDGTALQPQSTVNQQVSHYGGWIASLSKDESIVGATVVVDSSLSSSAPLVRKIHAEVSSAAPALAQAALREAAELLPGRYSSVESFTTVVWSKNALQGDIEEAAADVAARLPAQRDALYASGAGLCEVATSEELAREVLVAYQPARAAEYGSDDLGVNTWRTRLGEAGPEFFDDTAGRVVFHDGVASMTVMMTVPPRMHITEKTMEKLFAPAEKFLRKRVAVFYRPLSGAQAVKKAQSLRKNTGFTASSGNGNSSSFDTHKVELARKSEAELVQGASMTRFMMMVTVTFEPTAKAHREAETKIKSLMDQCGLTYRFVEHGGSAAFHSTLPLGVLPWLYRGPFALWAEGKA, via the coding sequence ATGGCTGAGACAAAAGTAAACCCGGGTCAGTTCGGGAATTGGCTCTCCAGCGCGCCCATGACCATTGTGGGGTTGCCTCCTTTGGGATTGGTGGTCGCCGCGTTCGCGGTGGTGGCCACGCTGGCGTGTTTCATCGCCGGCGCTTGGGGCAATGGGTTGTTGGTGCTGGTGCTGGCCGCGGTGGTGTTGTTGGTTTTCGCCGTCCGCTTTGGCCCGATGGATGCCGGCGCCACGATTGCCTCTCGGATCTCGGATGCTCTGGGGTCCAAGGCCCGCCAGGGCCGCGGCGAGTCGATGTACGTCACTGGGGCATTGTCGGCACTACCGGCAGAGTCCTTGACGGCGCTGCCCGGAGCGTTGCTCGATATGGAAGAAATTGATGGTGTTGACGGCATAGGCCGCCCCTTCACCCTGTTGCACCACCGTACAGCCGGGGTCCTGGCCGCAACGTTCTGCGGGGATCCGGACGGGACAGCGTTGCAGCCCCAGTCCACGGTGAACCAGCAGGTATCGCACTACGGCGGATGGATCGCCTCCCTCTCTAAGGACGAGTCGATCGTGGGGGCAACGGTCGTCGTTGATTCGTCTCTGTCGTCCTCGGCTCCACTGGTGCGCAAGATCCATGCGGAGGTTTCCTCCGCCGCCCCTGCCCTGGCGCAGGCCGCGCTGCGTGAAGCGGCGGAACTGTTGCCGGGTCGATATTCCTCCGTGGAGTCCTTCACCACGGTGGTGTGGAGCAAGAACGCCCTGCAGGGAGACATCGAGGAGGCCGCGGCCGACGTCGCCGCCCGACTGCCGGCCCAACGCGATGCCCTCTACGCATCCGGTGCCGGATTGTGTGAGGTGGCCACCTCCGAGGAGCTGGCCCGGGAAGTGCTCGTCGCCTATCAGCCGGCCCGGGCCGCTGAGTATGGTTCCGATGATCTGGGGGTGAACACCTGGCGGACTCGCCTGGGGGAGGCAGGGCCGGAGTTTTTTGACGACACTGCCGGTCGGGTCGTCTTCCATGACGGGGTGGCGTCGATGACGGTCATGATGACCGTCCCGCCCCGGATGCACATCACGGAGAAGACCATGGAGAAGCTATTCGCGCCGGCGGAGAAGTTCCTTCGGAAGCGGGTGGCGGTGTTCTACCGTCCGCTCTCCGGCGCCCAGGCGGTGAAGAAGGCCCAGTCCTTGCGGAAGAACACTGGCTTCACCGCGTCTTCGGGAAACGGTAACTCTTCCTCCTTCGACACCCACAAGGTCGAGCTAGCCAGAAAGTCTGAGGCTGAGCTCGTTCAGGGTGCTTCGATGACCAGGTTCATGATGATGGTCACCGTCACCTTTGAACCGACCGCTAAAGCCCATCGTGAGGCTGAAACGAAGATCAAGTCCCTGATGGACCAGTGCGGGCTCACCTACCGTTTTGTCGAACATGGCGGCTCGGCCGCGTTCCACTCCACTCTGCCCTTGGGTGTGCTGCCCTGGCTCTACCGTGGCCCGTTCGCTCTCTGGGCGGAAGGAAAAGCGTAA
- a CDS encoding TrbC/VirB2 family protein — protein sequence MHALTAHLTHTGLTVMNALPATAKPLPPEMTDALDTIKMWVGIIAGAMAVIALIMVGIGLMFAHQRQDGGQKLQSLGWWIAGCVIVATAAGLTAVFLPTGR from the coding sequence ATGCACGCACTAACAGCACACCTCACCCACACCGGGCTGACCGTGATGAACGCCCTCCCGGCAACAGCCAAGCCCTTGCCCCCGGAAATGACCGATGCTCTCGACACGATCAAGATGTGGGTCGGGATCATTGCCGGAGCCATGGCCGTGATCGCCTTGATCATGGTCGGCATCGGGCTGATGTTCGCCCACCAGCGCCAGGACGGCGGTCAGAAACTGCAGTCCCTGGGCTGGTGGATCGCCGGCTGCGTCATCGTGGCCACCGCAGCGGGACTCACCGCAGTGTTCCTGCCCACCGGGCGCTAG